A stretch of DNA from Cannabis sativa cultivar Pink pepper isolate KNU-18-1 chromosome X, ASM2916894v1, whole genome shotgun sequence:
GTCGAAATGGAATCACCATGGAGGGGGGGGGGGAAGCTACGGCTGAAGGAGAGGCTATGGTGGAGCAGGCGGAGGTTGGCCGATTTCTTCTGGGTTGTGATACGACAGTTTCTGGGGCTGGGCATCACGGCAAAGAAGGAAGGAAGAGAGTATCTATTAAAAACAAGGCTCGGAATAAGGCCAAGAAGGGTGGATCGCAAGTGGAGTGTAGCTTACCTGAGCAGGAAAAAATGCAGACAGGTACGGGTGAACTATCTGATGCTGAGGTTCTTGTAGGAAAGGAAGGAAATAGTGGTTGTGTATCTAATTTGGAGGTAGGTATTTCTAATGATTTGGATTTACCTGTTTCTTTTTCTGAAATTGAAGCGGCGAGCCTTGATATTCAAGGCCGCCGAATGcaatgaaaattttaagttgaaatgtCCAAGGAATTGGGAATCCTTGGACATTAAGAGCATTGCAATCCCATGTGCGTGATGTTAAACCGAGTATAATTTTCTTAGCTGAAAGTAAGTTAACTCGGGCTCAAGCGGAACGGGTATGTAGTGTTCTTCAATATGAGAATTTGTGGACTGTGGATAGAATTGGGCTGAGTGGGGGGCTGTTGTTGATGTGGAAAGCTGATATACAGGTGCAAGTTTTGTCTAGTTCTCCCGGACATATACTTGCTACTGTTGCTGGGAGTGGATTTCCGCCATGGTCTTTCACTGGTTTCTATGGTAATCCTGAATCTTCTCAACGTCGATTTTCGTGGCAATTGTTGCGGGATTTGCGGAAGGAAGTGCAAGGGCCGTGGTTATGTATCGGAGATTTCAATGAAATTGTTAGTTTTTCTGAGAAAGTGGGCGGTCGTGATCGCCTTCCAGGGGTTATGGATGGGTTTAAAGAAGTGATTGATGATTGTCGATTTATTGATTTTAGTTCTACGAAACATGAGTTGACATGGTGCAATGAGCATAGTCAGTCCAGGATTATGGAACGGTTGGATAGAGGTCTATGTACTGAGGAGTGGTTGGCACAATTTGAAGGGGCTGATATAGCGTTGCTTGATTGGTGGGAATCGGACCACCGTGCTTTGGTTGTGGATATGCCGATTAGAGTGGATGGCGCTAAATGTGGGAAGTCTAAACGTAAGAGTCAGTTTCATTTTGAAGAGGCATGGTGCCAAGAGGAGGAATGTGCTGAGATTGTGGATCGGGTGTGGCAAGAGGATCATGGTAGTGGCCGATTGGGGTCTTTTAGATGTAGGGTGAATAAGTGTGGGAAAGCTCTTCAGAACTGGAATAGGAAAAAGAAGTCTAAGTTGAATAGTGAGGTTGAGAAGCTTAAAAAAGCAATTCATGAGTTAACAATGATGCAACAATCGGGGGTGTGGGAGCGTATGAAAGAGATTGAAGCTAAATTGAATGGGTTGCTTGAGAAGGATGAACAATATTGGAGACAACGGAGTCGAGCGTTATGGTTGCAATGGGGAGATCGtaatacaaaatattttcatCATAAAGCTTCTGCCCGTCGAAAGAAGAATGAGATTAAAGGACTTCATGATCACATGGGTGTTTGGCAAGATGATAAGGTGGTAGTGTGTAAGATTGTGGAAGACTACTATGCGAAATTGTTTAAGAGTTCTGACATTGATGTAGCTGTCCTAGATGAGGTGCTTAGTGTAGTTCAGCCAAAGGTATCTTCAGCCATGAACGAAAATTTGCTAGCTGAATTTAGAGAGGAGGAGGTCGTCCGAGCCGTGAAAGAGATGAATCCTACTAAAGCACCTGGTGCCGATGGACTTCATGCGCTTTTTTaccaaaagttttggtccaaaCTGAAacttgatgttgttgctgtgtGCTTAAATGTATTGAATAAAGGGGCTGATTTGCAATGTCTTAATGATACGGTGGTGGCATTAATACCAAAAGTTGATAAGCCTCAACGAGTGGAACAGTTTCGGCCGATTAGTCTTTGTAATGTGATTTATAAAATTGTGTCGAAGTGCTTGGCAAATAGGCTGCGGCTTTCTCTTGGTAGTGTGGTTTCGGACTcacaaagtgctttcttgaagGGTCGTCTTATCCATGATAATGCAATTGTGGGGTATGAAAGTTTGCATGTGATGCGGAAGAATAGATTTCGGAACGGGTCAAAAGTTGCATTGAAATTGGATATGGCGAAGGCGTATGACCGGGTAGAATGGCAGTTTTTGGAAGCTATGATGATGAGGTTGGGGTATAATCGGCTATGGGTGGAGAAGATCATGAATTGCCTCACTTCTGTTCAGTTCTCCTTTATCATCAATGGGGAAATTCAAGGTCGCATACTTCCACAACGAGGATTGCGACAAGGTGATCCACTTTCACCTTTTTTGTTTTTGCTTTGTGCTGAAGCTTTTTCATGTCTTATTCAACATGCTGAACAACAAGGTAGATTACATGGGATTGTGTTTGGAAGACAGAGAGTAACGGTATCGCATCTTTTCTTTGCGGATGATAGTCTTGTGTTTCTTGATGCGACCGAAGCTGAATGTAGGTGTTTCAAAGAgttgttagaaaaatattctattgCATCTGGTCAGCTTGTCAATTATCACAAATCTGAGATGTGTTTTGGGCGCTCTGTTTCTGCTCCGATTCGGACTCAGTTGGCTACTTTTATGGGGGTGaaagttgtagataactatGGGAAGTACTTGGGGCTTCCGTCTTTTGTTGGGCGAACGAAGAAACAACATTTTGAGTTCATCAAGAATAAGGTTTGGAATAAATTGAAGGGGTGGAAAGGGTCGTTCTTTTCGGCTGCTGGGAAAGAGGTGTTAATTAAGGCGATTGTGCAAGCTATACCTATGTATACCATGAGTTGTTTTCGCTTACCAAAGAAGACAATTAATAGTATTCATAGTATGGCAGCCCGGTTTTGGTGGGGATCATCGGAAAAAGAGGCTAAGATTCATTGGTGTAAGTGGTCTGTCCTGTGTAAACATAAGGAGCAAGGTGGTCTTGGGTTCCGGGATTTGGGTCTATTTAATCAAGCATTGCTCGCAAAGCAAATTTGGAGATGTATTCGATATCCGAATTCTTTGTGTAGCAAAGTCTTGAAGGCTAGTTATTACCCGAATGTAGGAGTGTTGGAGGCTAAATGTGGGAACCATGCGTCTTTTGTTTGGCGGAGTTTGGTGTGGGGGAAAAAGATTATTCAAGCTGGGTATCGATGGAGGATTGGGAATGGAAACTCGGTGCGGGTTCTTGAAGATCCGTGGCTACCTAGGCCGGTTACTTTTAAAGTTTATGATAAGCCTTCGTTGCCGGATCAACTACATGTCATTGATTTGAAGAAAGGGAATGGGGAATGGGATGAGGAGTTTGTTAGAGCTGTCTTCAATCCAACAGATGCGGAATTAATTCTTCAAATGGCTACTTCGGAATATGATATTGAGGATAAGATCCGTTGGCATTATAGTAAAGATGGAGAGTACTCAGTTCGGAGTGGCTATCGTATGGCGGCGGCTCTGCAGGTCAGGGAAATTCAGTCTAATACAGAGGCTACTGAGAGATGGTGGAGACAACTTTGGAAGTTCAAAATCCCGCCAAAGGTGAAACATTTTGCATGGAAGATGGCCCATTCATGGATACCAACCAATTCGGCTCTTGCTCATCGGAAAATTCAGGTTGAGCCTTATTGCAATCGGTGTTCTAGTGGTGCTTATGAAAATGTCTTTCATGCTTTATGGGGATGTAGAGTGAATTGTGATGTGTGGAAACTGACTGGGTTTTCTGGTAAAATTAAGAGACAAGGTAAGGAGGATGTTCTTGCTTTTTTAATGAGATTGTCAGGGAGTTTGCCGAAGGAAGATTTTGAGTTCTTTCTAGTTTTGTCCTGGAATATTTGGTACATCCGAAATTCGGTTAACCATGGGGGACACAAACCCACGGCTGCTGCAATGATTGAATGGTGCAGCAAACTCCTTGCTGAATTTCGAGGGGATACGGTTTCGCAGAAGACTGGAGCAGCAAGGGCGGCTGCTTGTTGGGTTGCACCAGTTCGGggatcatttaaaattaatgttGATGCGGGTGTGAAAGAGGGGGAAGGATTAGCAAGTGTTAGTTCGGTTGTGCGTGATCACAATGGATGTATAAGCAGGGCGGCTGTCAGGATAGTGAGACAAGCACTATCTCCACTGCATGCTGAGCTTCGTGCGATAGCAGATGGGCTCACGGTTGGGCTGCAACAGAAGCTGTCTTCTTTCATGGTGGAAACTGATTGTCTTCAGGCTGTGAATCTGGTGATGAAGGATGATGGGGGTTGTCGAGATGTTGATGGACTTATTGCTCATATTAGAGATTTATTGCAAGATGTAAGGGTCCATGGGATATCTTTTGTGTATAGGGAAGCAAATCAAGTTGCTCATGTTTTAGCCAATGATGCTTTGATTAACAAAGCTAGTGCCATGTGGGTTGGGGTTGTTCCCCCTTGTGCGAGACGAGCAGTCCAGCTCGACTCGCCTAATCCTGTGTAATGTTGGTTTGAATGAATGAattccatttcaaaaaaaaaaaaaaaaaaattaaacttatatagcaaattacactttttctttttttttttcctttgcttcaaaaataaataaataaataaaaaacagagGTAGCAGAATCAACCATCATCTTCTTCAGTGAGCTTACTCAAAAGCTATAATGGATTCAACACTGATACGAATCCCACTCCCATTCAAGCTCAAACCCTCATTATCCCCTTTCTCAATTCTCAACACCAAACCCAATTATTCTCACAATCATAGCTTCACCTGCAACTCCacccacaacaacaacaacgacGCCGTTTTCGACGAGGCAGCGTACGAGTCCAACAGACTATCCCTCGACGCCAAAGCTCGAAAGTCAATGGCCGAAGCTTACAAATCATCCatggaagaagaagaacaagaccCAAAAGCTTGGAAATGGGTCATTCGTAAGAGAATTTGGGATTTAATGGAGTCCCGGAATTTCGCTCAGAACCCACGACCCGTCCACCACCGTATCCCCAATTTCTCCGGCGCTTCAGTCGCTGCCGATAaggtaaaattactaaaaaaccCTTCCGcacattatcattattatatatGTGGTGAAAATGAAATGTGATGTGGGTATTGGCAGTTTGGGGAATTGGAAGAGTTTAGAGTTGCAGAGTGTGTGAAAGTGAACCCTGATTCACCTCAGAAACAAGTTCGATTTCTCACTCTTTCTGGTCAGTTTTCATAATTATGAAGATTTGGATTTTGATGATACTGAAAAATGgtttgaaaatgaaaaaaagattAGGTTtttgctttcattgagagttgaaCTCAAGACCTCCCGCTTACTAAACGGGTGCTCTAACCAACTGAGCTATGAAAGCTTGTTGTTTGTTAACAACATTTATCATTATTCACTAATTATGTTTGAACTTTATATCAATTTTTCCTTAAATGTTGAGATGTGAAGTAATTTAGAACATGAATGAACATAAAGAGGAAAGAAATTGTTATTGTCTTTTGATTATTGTTGTCTTGAAATCATTCACTTTTGGTAGATGGAAAGAAATTGTTGACTCCTCAACCAAGGTTGAGGACAGGATTTTTCTCTGTGCTTGAGGCCTCTAAGTTAACTCAGGGCACCATTAAAGAGGCTTGCACTTCAGTTGGAGTCGCCAAGCATGGACGTCCAATCGGATTGGATGAAAAACTGAAGGTGGATTTGATTGTCATTGGCTCGGTTGCTGTTGATCCGAAAACTGGAGCTCGACTTGGCAAGGGTGAGGTAATGAGTTCCTAACCATGTCTACTCTTTATGATGATATGTAAAGAGAAAGTTAGTTCAACTTTGAGCTTTGTTATGCATAAGATATAAGACTATTCTTTTTCATATCCTAGTGTTTTGGTTTTGGAGTCATTATGGGGTAAATAGCTTTTCTGAGATGTTTTCTAAATGGGAATATTGTGAGACAGGGATTTGCTGAGCTTGAATATGGGATGTTGAGGTACATGGGAGCTATTGACGATTCCACACCGGTAGTCACCACTGGTATGCAAACTTTCTTTGTTGGTACTTCACTTATTATCAAttagttttaaattaaatttaaattctactATGGAAAAAACCTCAAGTTTTTTGCGGCTAAACCTCTCTTAACTGGCGTTTCACTTGCACCTAACACTCCTCACATGACACATGTACAAAAGTGTACACACATAAGCAATCTATATTAACAGTTAACTGTGAAAAATGAATGACACTTTAAATTTGTTATCAATTTAGTAATTTGGAGAGTTTAGCCgcaaaaaactcaaaaaaaccTCTCTCAATTTGTAACATGGTATTAAGAGCTCGGACCCGCCACACTCCAGGGCCGTCCTTAGGGTGGGGTGGCCTAAGCCGTTGCCAACCCAAGTCCATAAAAGCTCGTCCACCCTAACTCTGTTTCGCCACATTGGATTCTTTGGcctaaaatatgaaagaaacaTTTTATACTCTAAATAACATTTCCCTCATTAAAAACTCATTATACATTTGCTGCAATACTTCACCTACTCATCTTTCCAAAAACTTGTTTAGCACCCTTTTCCCTTCATTACAATTACaaccatttttttcttcttctataaaTCAATTACTAAACATGGTTGATTTTTGATAAATAAGTTTGCTTTACATGATTACATATCACTATATTATTCTTCaagttgagattttttttttgcagtgcATGATTGTCAATTAGTAGATGATATTCCATTAGAGAAGCTATTAATCCATGATGTGCCAGTAGATATCATATGCACACCAACTCAAGTCATTTTCACAAATACTCTCATTCCAAAGCCTCAAGGTTAGcaaaatttctttatttttttctgggttttgatataagataattatattCTACTAAACCAAGATTCAATGGTTGATTTGAATAGGAATTTATTGGGAGAAATTGTCTCCTGAAAAGTTGGGACAAATCAGAATACTGAGGGAGCTGAAGAAGAGGATTGAAAGAGAAACAGGAAAGAAACTCCCATCTGGCCCATCTGAGAAACTTCCTCCCACTGCTCAAAGAAAaccttaatattatttattcaatTGAATTCATTCATGTCTCTGTTAAAcattttatgtaaaaaaaattaatgaaataaataaaaaaaacattgtTTTTAAAGGGTGGAAAAGAATAAAACGATAAACGCTAGAGGAAGGGGTCGAACCTCCGACCTTGTGGTTAACAGCCACACGCTCTAACCAACTGAGCTACTCCAGCTTACGTCTATAgattcaaatcttataattttaatagatATTCTTAATGAATAATATTATTCCTACAttctttttttgacaaatattagTTTCTACATTGTTAGTTACTGCACGATAAAAAAACATCTTAAGTAAAGAAAAAAGGTTAAATTTGTAAAAATGtgaatagaaaaaatattaaggAGGAGTTTATTAGCACCCCATAAAATGATAACTACatcttattattaaaaaaatataaacttaaataatttttaaaaattacacttaatatatttttttaaattttgtcatcacattattttatgttaattttaatacttattttaattttattttgatcattttttctaactcatgtatatgtatatttttttttttaattttttttaagaaaatttcatataaatttttatttcaattttttttatcataatatttaaaataaaatttatttttatttgataagtatagtttttaagaaaatgaattggaagaaaaaaattaaaaaagcttaatacaattaaaaatataattttttatataaaataaaaattattaaaatgaggtgtctttaaaaattttttgggcgtaaataaaattttccagCTTCATtcatatataaacaaataaaatgtgTTACATTTACATATCAAATAAAGataaattgataaaaattaagagttctttatctttttTCTCTTAGGaattactttattaataaatccACTCCCACCTACAAATGGATGACTCAAAAGCATGGTGGCGGATGGTCTTTCCAATGGATTGGCTTCAAAACACTTGACGAGAAAATCTTTAGCATCTTTAGACATagtttcatttattttgttGTTCCATCTCATACTTCCATCTGTTAGCATATATAAAACAATACAACCTAGTGCCCATATATCCGAACACTGTTCTTGAATTTCATCTTCTACACATTCCGGAGCCCAATAAACTTTTGTTCCTTTCACAATACCAGGAGTCCTCCAATCATCAGACATCTTTTTCGAAAGTCCAAAATCCGATATTTTAGCCACAAAATCCTCATCGTCGTCTTCTTCCTTCACCATCAATATATTCTCAGGTTTCAAATCGCAATGAACAATACCTTTCTTGTGAACACACTCAAGTCCTCTCAAAATAGATTTTGTATACTGTCTCACTTTAGTCTCAGACAATATAGTAACGCCCATAAAATCAGCTAAACATCCACCTTGAGCATACTCCAAGAAAACATTGTAGAGTTTAGTTTTGTTTCCGTTGTTGTCTGTTGTGATCGTTATGTCATCTCCAAAACATCGAACAATGTAAGGACTACCATGAAAGAGTTGGAGTaacttcttctccttcttgagCTCATCACTACGAGAAGCCAAAGTAGTTTTAACGGCCATAATAGGATGAGAACCATTTAAACGTGATGATGTTATTATTGGAGGTGGTTTGATCATCTCAACCAAGTAAACAGTGCCATTATAACCTTTTCCAAGTAGTTGACTTCGTTTCCATTTACCCGTATTATTTATAGAGTAAATACTTTGTTCTTCACTATAATCATTTTCATGAACATTGCTATAAAAATCACTTTCTCTACGTAATCTCTTCATtgtttcttttaattaatatctttgttttttaatttctgAATATGTAATGAATTATGTATCATATATTAGGGCTTAGGCATTATATATAGTGACTTAATAATAGTTTCAAATAAATACGCGTACAAAAAGATTTTTTTacatatcttttaaatttaaaatatctcaccgttgctttcctttttttttaatgaatacgTTAATTtggaataataaatttatttgtttaaaattaaaatagcaTTATTAATTTAACCTGAAATTCTATATAGATTAATTTATAAATCTAACGATCAAAATCACTcagtttagatatttttttttaatgaattatcTATTACttaaatcacatatatatactacACTACTATACGCCatattttaagttatatttcaaatttaaatttgtacacatatatatcttcatatctattttttttttattattataatatctgaGTTTGATTTAACTTTGaatatatacttttattttaatttagtggAGGAACCCTGCATGGgtttattacaaaatatttacatttaggGTTTtcgatttatttttttaaggttaatgtatatattttttttttttaaaaaaacaagactaatatgtatttgtacaaataaattGTAATCAttacaattataaaaaatatattttccctcaaatttttaaaatttataatatctccttaaagtttaattttttttttttggaaaattatggcttaaatatttaatgtttcatatattatacacttaaatacttaatgtttatttttggaggcgaaaatacctaatgttacaattctcttacactgTTACTACCACTTCCGTAAATATAGACACGTGGAGGGCACAAAtgcattaaatttatttattttattttaaaattgaatattcttaatatcaaaaactaaatactacttatttttttttttaaaaaaataagagagataCAATACTAAATTATCATAGCAAAGTGAACCAGTGCATTATATGGAACATGATTATCGAATTGAAGTGCTAAGatcatgtgaaaattgttatgagaacaggtttttgtttttttttaaacaagtagcatttagtttctgatattaaaaattttaagttttaaaataaaataaaaataaatgtaatgcatctaaACTCTTcacgtgtccatatttatgagttaatggaagtggtagtaacggtgtaagagtattgtaacattaggtatttttgcctctaaaaataaacattagctatttaagtgtataaaatctgaaacattaagtatttatgccgtaatttatttatttattttttatttgtatgtAGCCTACCAacgaaattatttaatataattagtgTTTAGTTTAATAGTATATAAGAATTTGATTTTAACATTTGTTAGGGTACAATTT
This window harbors:
- the LOC133032199 gene encoding mitogen-activated protein kinase kinase kinase 20-like, which gives rise to MKRLRRESDFYSNVHENDYSEEQSIYSINNTGKWKRSQLLGKGYNGTVYLVEMIKPPPIITSSRLNGSHPIMAVKTTLASRSDELKKEKKLLQLFHGSPYIVRCFGDDITITTDNNGNKTKLYNVFLEYAQGGCLADFMGVTILSETKVRQYTKSILRGLECVHKKGIVHCDLKPENILMVKEEDDDEDFVAKISDFGLSKKMSDDWRTPGIVKGTKVYWAPECVEDEIQEQCSDIWALGCIVLYMLTDGSMRWNNKINETMSKDAKDFLVKCFEANPLERPSATMLLSHPFVGGSGFINKVIPKRKKIKNS
- the LOC115708257 gene encoding 5-formyltetrahydrofolate cyclo-ligase-like protein COG0212; translation: MDSTLIRIPLPFKLKPSLSPFSILNTKPNYSHNHSFTCNSTHNNNNDAVFDEAAYESNRLSLDAKARKSMAEAYKSSMEEEEQDPKAWKWVIRKRIWDLMESRNFAQNPRPVHHRIPNFSGASVAADKFGELEEFRVAECVKVNPDSPQKQVRFLTLSDGKKLLTPQPRLRTGFFSVLEASKLTQGTIKEACTSVGVAKHGRPIGLDEKLKVDLIVIGSVAVDPKTGARLGKGEGFAELEYGMLRYMGAIDDSTPVVTTVHDCQLVDDIPLEKLLIHDVPVDIICTPTQVIFTNTLIPKPQGIYWEKLSPEKLGQIRILRELKKRIERETGKKLPSGPSEKLPPTAQRKP